One window of Nocardioides dongkuii genomic DNA carries:
- a CDS encoding DUF6338 family protein, with translation MPTTLTGLLIFVVLLAPGFVYVVVTERGPFTRASHSVLRETASIALVSLLCDLVALAVYGLAAAVSKGRLTSLRALIEDTSGLWTEDRVRMLLTGLSLLLLACLAALTVAALVNNTNGFAAIKAHRPISWVLPAKGSRTESAWWVVLRHEHRDLHRRVTCYLADGTRVRGWLRNFNPAANESQDRELTLTAPIRLTAGDGTHRKIKSGNITISAHQIQFLHVDYYAEFGESSGPQDPRGVAQS, from the coding sequence ATGCCAACGACCCTGACGGGTCTGTTGATCTTCGTTGTCCTGTTGGCCCCGGGCTTCGTCTATGTCGTCGTGACCGAACGGGGGCCATTCACTCGCGCTTCGCACTCGGTGCTGCGGGAGACGGCCTCGATCGCCTTGGTCAGCTTGTTGTGCGACCTCGTGGCCTTGGCCGTGTATGGGCTGGCAGCCGCAGTATCTAAGGGCCGTCTGACGTCACTTCGGGCACTGATCGAGGACACCAGCGGGCTGTGGACCGAGGACCGCGTCCGCATGCTGCTCACCGGGCTCAGCCTCCTGCTCCTCGCGTGCCTGGCCGCACTAACGGTTGCGGCCCTGGTCAACAACACAAACGGTTTCGCCGCGATCAAGGCGCACAGACCGATCTCGTGGGTCCTACCCGCCAAGGGCTCGCGGACTGAGTCTGCCTGGTGGGTAGTGCTGAGACACGAGCATCGAGACCTCCACCGCAGGGTCACGTGTTACCTCGCGGACGGCACCCGCGTGCGGGGCTGGCTCAGAAACTTCAACCCCGCGGCCAACGAGAGCCAAGACCGGGAGCTGACTCTTACCGCTCCGATCCGCCTCACCGCCGGCGATGGCACCCATCGCAAAATCAAGAGCGGGAACATCACTATCAGCGCCCACCAGATCCAATTCCTACATGTCGACTACTACGCGGAGTTCGGCGAGTCCAGCGGGCCTCAGGACCCGCGCGGCGTGGCGCAGTCGTAG
- a CDS encoding DUF6225 family protein, translating into MTPAIAKDRARLLRQELAAAGFDVPHSLTLELVAHQHGFRDWNTLAATQNQIRSVPPRVERDDYVHASTPITLGELRLAMEGRPDDTPVLVSHPDEPGGTRSSSLPAVSAVVRPSLLHDQQPALTVAGDFPSGTYLLPRRLTLELSGIEVDEESEVAAAIKAVEAAIDALGYRDEWWMSNDVETGGGLIWQFRANGEVPLTAIEAAVRRATARHSASGWVFAATEFGRWDSP; encoded by the coding sequence ATGACTCCCGCAATCGCCAAAGACCGCGCGCGACTCTTGCGCCAGGAGCTAGCGGCGGCCGGCTTCGACGTACCCCACTCGCTCACGCTGGAACTCGTGGCACATCAGCACGGTTTCCGAGACTGGAACACACTCGCAGCGACTCAGAATCAGATTCGCTCGGTTCCACCGCGTGTCGAGCGCGACGACTATGTGCACGCCTCGACCCCCATCACCCTGGGCGAACTTCGACTGGCAATGGAGGGGCGACCCGACGACACACCGGTCTTGGTTTCACATCCGGATGAGCCGGGGGGCACGCGCTCGTCGAGCTTGCCAGCAGTCTCAGCGGTCGTGCGTCCCAGCCTCTTGCACGATCAGCAGCCGGCCTTGACCGTCGCCGGCGACTTCCCATCCGGGACGTACCTACTTCCACGACGACTGACGCTCGAGCTGTCCGGGATAGAGGTCGACGAAGAATCGGAGGTCGCGGCCGCGATCAAGGCCGTCGAAGCCGCTATCGACGCCCTGGGATACCGAGACGAGTGGTGGATGAGTAACGACGTCGAGACCGGCGGCGGGTTGATCTGGCAATTCCGGGCGAACGGCGAGGTACCACTCACCGCAATCGAAGCGGCCGTGCGCCGAGCAACGGCCCGACACTCCGCCAGTGGCTGGGTGTTCGCGGCCACAGAGTTCGGGCGTTGGGACTCCCCGTAG
- a CDS encoding DUF4082 domain-containing protein → MTAAVVMMFVVVDVAVAAWILSSPPSAAAARTIALPAATGVAASANGPDGATVTWQSASLPDGVGPVGYQVTAYPVGGGEPRTPGGTCSGTVSATSCGDTGVPDGTWVYRVAVRVGSWTGPVSDPSNALTFPTAANTVAAENQQQGSPASEWQVSGAGDSSIQGFATDISAASSDTVRFKVDTTADSFRIDVYRLGWYDGDGARKVATIPATDTTATDQPSCLRNTTGIADCGNWSVSATWAVPDSAVSGVYIGRLVRTDTGGASHVPFVVRDDTGGSDMVFQTADTTWQAYNRYGGASLYWGDGPGTGGGANGRAHKVSYNRPITTRDYAPEDSVFNAEYPMIRWLERNGYDVSYIAGVDAHRSGAELLEHQAYLSVGHDEYWSGAQRDNVEAARDAGVNLAFFSGNEAFWRTRFEDSIDGASTPHRTLVSYKETLDYPNNADPSGDWTGTWRDPRDPDSVNKPENGLTGTIFSVNGGSSSMTVTPQDGQLRLWRGSSVASSPGADTFGDEVIGYEWDEDLDNGSRPAGQIRLSDTTVTGVEKVVPSSYGSAFEGGGTARHTLTLHRDQQSDALVFGAGTIQWSWGLDGQHDRGSSTPVTAMQQATVNLFADMVVQPTTLQDELDPADASTDTTAPTSVVTAPTDGGTVRSGSSVTITGTATDVGGLVGGVEVSTDGGETWHPAEGRARWSYTFTPPTAEGSTVRILSRATDDSVNTGPASPPVTVTVADRVCTTGTPCSIFPDAAPSTARDASDGTPLELGVKFRSDQAGQVRAVRFFKPLAETGSFTGRLYSSTGTLLGWSDPTTLSGSGWQVLPLVSPVRISPGTTYVASYYSESGQFAITNPGSPDSLVTAAVNPPLRGLAAGEDGPNGVFRYGAGGGFPDTAPSNPGPNYWADVVFTNEDDTTAPTISSTTPVAGATNVSTTAPVTATFDEPVRAASVTGSTFTLTPTAGGPAVAATVSASGPTATLVPDRPLATDTEYTATLVGGAAGVTDVSGNPLAADHTWSFTTAASAAVTLFGDVTPGIATDSEDYELGVRFRSSADGLVTGIRFYKGTQNTGLHTGRLWNASTQQLLGDVTFTDETATGWQTAYFDTPLSIQAGSTYIASYSVPAGYYAAQAGYFTAGDHTSGPLTAPQSTSTARNGIYSGTPGAFPTESFNDTNYFVDLTFQPGPDTTGPTVTSRSPAAGAAGVDTSTAVSATFSEPVRASTVTDTTFTLTQGGTPVPATVTTDGRTVTLTPAAPLAADTTYTATLEGGARGITDLAGNPLAADVTWTFDTLAGSTTAYTAFGDGPGGVAAGPDSGQSIEVGVKLRVSQGGYVSAIRFYKPYTEGDAFTGRLYTAAGTVLGEGTATLPAGVTGWQEIPLATPVSLTPGETYLATYFSPTGRYAYTAGGLVGAPVTNGPVTALQSGTDGPNGVYRYGGGFPTAASPTPANYWADVVFNTGALPPDTSAPVISNRLPGPGATGVSQGTSVAVTFNEQVAPGSVTATNLALVGPAGPVPATRQTSGATVTLTPSGGLAPETVYTVTLRGGEDGITDLAGNRLATDDTWSFTTRAGAAPRPDPNQGPGGPVLAVGGGGFGRYLPELLRGEGLNHFTTGGRGDLTAAGLAPYQTVVLGEATLTSAQVGALTTWVENGGDLVALRPDPQLAGLLGLTGPAGSLSEGYLKVDTSADPGTGIVGETLQFHGTADRYGTASGTQVVATLYSTSSTATANPAVTTRQVGTAGGSAAAFTYDLARSVVLTRQGNPAWVNQNRDGEAGPHRSDDLFYGAMAGDPKPDYVDLSKVAIPQADEQQRLLANVMTEGSLDAQPLPRFWYLPNGEKAAVVMTSDQHDGGDVSYRFDQEVAASPAGCSVADWECIRSTNYLFPTYPDAAMTAAEAKGYEDQGFEIGLHPNTQCQSWSRTQFADGLAAQLADLAAKYPGIEPSATSRNHCISWTDYTTVPEELAKQGIHLDTNYYYWPPGWVRDVPGLFTGSGFAQRFATTDGQLVDAYQATTQMTDESGQSYPKTAEVLLDNALGPQGYYGTFVTNIHTDSPRSEPIATDIVAAAKARGVPVISAAQLLTWTDGRNASSFGDLGWAAGTGELTFTIDVGAGARGLEAMVPTNTGGELLTLVGPGGSVTPTTRVVKGVSYAVFPAQDGVWTATYRVARPDTTPPSVTSTAPDDGATNVSPTATVRATFSEPVDPATVTAATFAVDAAGTPVDGTVGYDARSRTATFTPDAALARDTGHTARLGTGIKDAAGNALTTPMSWSFTTSAASPPPDAPAVTDSSEADFGAGTTDGTAVRPDGDGAVGLASSTDVLAFDDPDLPVGWTARSVPWTDGGTAAIAGGALSVDGTAVSGPSGRYAAIEAQATFTAAPFQNIGLSADADLNSPWFTFGVGNNPDQVYARSSSGVSVGLGTELVGSSHTYRIEWSPAEVRWYVDGRLRHTAPMTAPDPLLPIVSEFNAGGSALVVDALQTSRYAVDGTFSSRVFDAGDTSRWGAVTRDADVPAGTMLEIQVRVGDTATPDQTWSGFTTVPDGQAPTAPDGRYLQYRLVVASTDARITPVVRSLRIGGP, encoded by the coding sequence ATGACGGCGGCGGTCGTGATGATGTTCGTCGTGGTCGACGTGGCCGTGGCCGCCTGGATCCTCTCCTCGCCGCCCAGCGCTGCGGCAGCGAGGACGATCGCACTTCCCGCGGCCACCGGCGTCGCGGCGTCCGCGAACGGTCCGGACGGCGCCACAGTGACGTGGCAGTCCGCGAGCCTGCCCGATGGAGTCGGGCCGGTCGGCTATCAAGTCACCGCCTACCCGGTGGGCGGCGGTGAGCCCCGCACTCCTGGCGGCACCTGCTCCGGCACCGTCTCGGCGACCAGCTGCGGGGACACCGGTGTTCCCGACGGCACGTGGGTGTACCGGGTCGCCGTGCGTGTCGGCTCGTGGACCGGACCGGTCAGCGACCCCAGCAACGCGCTGACCTTCCCCACGGCGGCGAACACGGTGGCCGCGGAGAACCAGCAGCAGGGCTCGCCGGCGAGTGAGTGGCAGGTCAGCGGCGCCGGAGACAGCAGCATCCAGGGCTTCGCCACCGACATCAGCGCCGCGTCGAGCGACACCGTGCGGTTCAAGGTGGACACCACGGCGGACTCCTTCCGCATCGACGTCTACCGGCTCGGCTGGTACGACGGCGACGGCGCCCGGAAGGTCGCCACCATCCCCGCCACGGACACCACCGCGACCGACCAGCCGTCCTGCCTGCGCAACACCACGGGCATCGCCGACTGCGGCAACTGGAGCGTGTCGGCGACCTGGGCGGTCCCCGACAGCGCCGTGTCCGGCGTGTACATCGGTCGTCTCGTCCGCACGGACACCGGTGGCGCCAGCCACGTGCCGTTCGTGGTGCGCGACGACACCGGCGGCTCCGACATGGTCTTCCAGACGGCCGACACGACCTGGCAGGCCTACAACCGCTACGGCGGCGCCAGTCTCTACTGGGGTGACGGACCCGGGACCGGTGGCGGCGCGAACGGTCGGGCCCACAAGGTCAGCTACAACAGGCCGATCACCACGCGCGACTACGCGCCCGAGGACTCGGTCTTCAACGCCGAGTACCCGATGATCCGCTGGCTCGAGCGCAACGGGTACGACGTCAGCTACATCGCCGGGGTGGACGCCCACCGCTCCGGGGCGGAGCTGCTCGAGCACCAGGCCTACCTGTCCGTGGGCCACGACGAGTACTGGTCCGGAGCGCAGCGCGACAACGTCGAGGCGGCCCGCGACGCGGGCGTCAATCTCGCGTTCTTCAGCGGGAACGAAGCCTTCTGGCGCACCCGCTTCGAGGACAGCATCGACGGCGCCTCGACCCCTCACCGGACCCTGGTGTCCTACAAGGAGACCCTCGACTACCCGAACAACGCCGACCCGTCCGGCGACTGGACCGGCACCTGGCGCGACCCGCGCGACCCCGACTCCGTCAACAAGCCCGAGAACGGTCTGACCGGCACGATCTTCTCCGTCAACGGTGGCTCCTCGTCGATGACCGTGACGCCCCAGGACGGGCAGCTGCGCCTGTGGCGTGGCTCCTCGGTGGCATCGAGCCCCGGCGCTGACACCTTCGGCGACGAGGTCATCGGCTACGAGTGGGACGAGGACCTCGACAACGGCTCGCGACCGGCCGGACAGATCCGGCTCTCCGACACGACGGTCACCGGAGTGGAGAAGGTCGTCCCCTCGTCCTACGGCTCGGCCTTCGAGGGCGGCGGCACCGCCCGGCACACCCTCACCCTGCACCGCGACCAGCAGAGTGATGCGCTGGTGTTCGGCGCGGGCACGATCCAGTGGTCGTGGGGCCTCGACGGTCAGCACGACCGCGGCAGCAGCACGCCGGTCACCGCGATGCAGCAGGCCACCGTGAACCTCTTCGCTGACATGGTCGTCCAGCCGACGACGCTGCAGGACGAGCTCGATCCCGCCGACGCGTCGACCGACACCACCGCTCCCACCTCCGTCGTGACGGCTCCCACGGACGGGGGCACGGTCCGGTCCGGCAGCAGCGTCACCATCACGGGCACCGCCACCGACGTCGGCGGACTCGTCGGAGGCGTCGAGGTCTCGACCGACGGCGGCGAGACGTGGCACCCCGCCGAGGGCCGGGCGCGGTGGAGCTACACGTTCACCCCCCCGACGGCCGAGGGCAGCACCGTCAGGATCCTGAGCCGGGCCACCGACGACAGCGTCAACACCGGTCCCGCGAGCCCGCCCGTCACGGTGACCGTGGCCGACCGCGTCTGCACGACGGGAACACCGTGCTCGATCTTCCCCGACGCGGCGCCGAGCACGGCGCGCGACGCCAGCGACGGAACACCGCTCGAGCTCGGGGTGAAGTTCCGCAGCGACCAGGCCGGCCAGGTCAGGGCGGTGCGCTTCTTCAAGCCCCTCGCCGAGACCGGCAGCTTCACCGGCAGGCTCTACTCCAGCACCGGCACGCTGCTGGGCTGGAGCGACCCGACCACGCTCAGCGGGTCCGGGTGGCAGGTGCTGCCGCTGGTCTCCCCGGTTCGGATATCGCCCGGCACCACCTACGTCGCGTCCTACTACTCCGAGTCCGGTCAGTTCGCGATCACGAACCCCGGCTCCCCGGACAGCCTGGTCACGGCCGCCGTGAACCCGCCGCTGCGCGGTCTCGCGGCCGGCGAGGACGGGCCCAACGGCGTCTTCAGGTACGGCGCGGGCGGTGGCTTCCCCGACACCGCGCCGAGCAACCCCGGTCCCAACTACTGGGCCGACGTGGTGTTCACCAACGAGGACGACACCACCGCGCCCACCATCTCCTCGACGACGCCCGTGGCCGGGGCCACGAACGTGTCCACGACCGCGCCGGTGACGGCGACGTTCGACGAGCCGGTCAGGGCCGCGAGCGTGACCGGCTCGACCTTCACGCTCACGCCGACCGCCGGGGGGCCTGCCGTGGCGGCCACCGTGTCCGCCTCGGGCCCCACTGCCACCCTGGTCCCCGATCGACCGCTCGCGACCGACACCGAGTACACCGCGACGCTCGTCGGTGGCGCTGCCGGCGTCACCGACGTGAGCGGCAACCCGCTCGCCGCGGACCACACGTGGTCCTTCACCACGGCGGCTTCCGCCGCGGTGACCCTGTTCGGCGACGTGACCCCGGGGATCGCCACCGACAGCGAGGACTACGAGCTCGGCGTACGGTTCCGGAGCTCCGCAGACGGGCTCGTCACCGGGATCCGGTTCTACAAGGGCACCCAGAACACCGGTCTGCACACCGGACGGCTGTGGAACGCCAGCACCCAGCAGCTGCTCGGCGACGTCACGTTCACCGACGAGACCGCGACCGGATGGCAGACGGCCTACTTCGACACCCCGCTGTCCATCCAGGCCGGCTCGACCTACATCGCCTCCTACTCCGTCCCGGCGGGCTACTACGCCGCCCAAGCGGGCTACTTCACGGCCGGGGACCACACATCCGGCCCCTTGACCGCGCCCCAGTCGACCTCGACCGCCCGCAACGGCATCTACAGCGGCACGCCCGGTGCGTTCCCGACCGAGTCCTTCAACGACACCAACTACTTCGTCGACCTCACGTTCCAGCCCGGCCCGGACACGACCGGCCCGACGGTGACGAGCCGGAGCCCGGCCGCCGGAGCCGCCGGCGTGGACACCTCCACGGCCGTCTCGGCCACCTTCAGCGAGCCGGTCCGGGCCTCGACGGTGACCGACACGACGTTCACCCTGACGCAGGGTGGTACGCCGGTCCCGGCGACCGTGACGACCGACGGCAGGACCGTGACGCTGACACCCGCCGCCCCGCTGGCCGCCGACACCACCTACACAGCGACCCTCGAGGGCGGTGCCCGTGGGATCACCGATCTCGCCGGCAACCCCCTGGCTGCGGACGTGACCTGGACCTTCGACACCCTCGCGGGCAGCACCACCGCGTACACGGCCTTCGGAGACGGCCCCGGAGGGGTCGCAGCCGGCCCCGACAGCGGCCAGTCCATCGAGGTCGGCGTCAAGCTGCGGGTCTCCCAGGGCGGGTACGTCTCCGCGATCCGCTTCTACAAGCCCTACACCGAGGGTGATGCGTTCACCGGCCGCCTCTACACGGCCGCGGGGACCGTCCTCGGCGAGGGGACGGCGACCCTGCCGGCCGGTGTCACCGGCTGGCAGGAGATCCCGCTCGCGACCCCGGTGTCGCTCACCCCGGGCGAGACCTACCTCGCGACCTACTTCTCACCGACCGGCCGGTACGCCTACACCGCCGGCGGTCTGGTCGGAGCGCCGGTGACCAATGGACCGGTCACCGCGCTGCAATCAGGCACCGACGGGCCGAACGGCGTCTACCGCTACGGCGGTGGCTTCCCCACCGCGGCGTCGCCGACGCCGGCGAACTACTGGGCCGACGTGGTCTTCAACACCGGCGCGTTGCCGCCGGACACCAGCGCACCGGTGATCAGCAACCGGCTCCCCGGCCCCGGCGCCACCGGGGTCTCCCAAGGCACGTCCGTCGCCGTGACCTTCAACGAGCAGGTCGCCCCCGGCTCGGTCACGGCCACCAACCTGGCACTCGTCGGTCCGGCCGGCCCGGTCCCGGCGACCCGGCAGACCAGCGGCGCCACCGTGACCCTCACGCCGTCCGGGGGACTGGCACCGGAGACCGTCTACACCGTCACCCTGCGCGGGGGCGAGGACGGCATCACGGACCTGGCCGGCAACCGGTTGGCCACCGACGACACCTGGTCGTTCACCACGCGCGCCGGGGCCGCTCCACGACCCGACCCGAACCAAGGGCCGGGCGGCCCGGTGCTCGCGGTCGGCGGCGGGGGCTTCGGCCGCTACCTCCCCGAGCTGCTGCGAGGCGAGGGCCTGAACCACTTCACCACCGGCGGCAGGGGCGACCTCACCGCCGCGGGACTGGCGCCGTACCAGACGGTCGTGCTCGGCGAGGCCACCCTGACCTCCGCCCAGGTGGGGGCCCTCACCACGTGGGTCGAGAACGGCGGCGACCTGGTCGCGCTGCGTCCCGACCCCCAGCTCGCCGGGCTGCTCGGCCTGACCGGGCCCGCCGGAAGCCTGTCCGAGGGGTACCTCAAGGTCGACACCTCCGCGGACCCGGGCACCGGCATCGTGGGGGAGACGCTGCAGTTCCACGGCACCGCGGACCGCTACGGAACCGCCTCGGGGACCCAGGTGGTGGCCACGCTCTACAGCACGTCGAGCACGGCCACGGCGAACCCGGCCGTCACCACGCGCCAGGTCGGCACCGCCGGTGGGTCGGCGGCGGCCTTCACCTACGACCTCGCGAGGTCCGTCGTCCTGACCCGGCAGGGAAACCCGGCCTGGGTCAACCAGAACCGTGACGGCGAGGCGGGACCCCACCGGTCGGACGACCTGTTCTACGGCGCCATGGCCGGGGACCCGAAGCCGGACTACGTGGACCTCAGCAAGGTCGCCATCCCGCAGGCCGACGAGCAGCAGCGGCTGCTGGCCAACGTGATGACCGAAGGGTCGCTGGACGCCCAGCCGCTGCCCCGGTTCTGGTACCTGCCGAACGGTGAGAAGGCAGCGGTCGTGATGACCTCTGACCAGCACGACGGCGGCGACGTGTCCTACCGTTTCGACCAGGAGGTCGCGGCGAGCCCGGCGGGCTGCTCGGTCGCGGACTGGGAGTGCATCCGCTCGACGAACTACCTCTTCCCCACCTACCCCGACGCCGCGATGACCGCGGCAGAGGCGAAGGGCTACGAGGACCAGGGCTTCGAGATCGGGCTGCACCCCAACACGCAGTGCCAGAGCTGGTCCCGGACACAGTTCGCCGACGGGCTCGCGGCCCAGCTCGCCGACCTCGCCGCGAAGTACCCCGGGATCGAGCCGTCGGCGACCTCGCGCAACCACTGCATCTCGTGGACCGACTACACCACCGTGCCGGAGGAGCTCGCCAAGCAGGGCATCCACCTGGACACCAACTACTACTACTGGCCGCCCGGCTGGGTGCGCGACGTGCCGGGGCTGTTCACCGGGTCCGGGTTCGCCCAGCGGTTCGCGACCACCGACGGCCAGCTCGTGGACGCCTACCAGGCGACGACCCAGATGACCGACGAGTCCGGCCAGTCCTACCCGAAGACGGCCGAGGTGCTCCTGGACAACGCGCTCGGGCCCCAGGGCTACTACGGCACGTTCGTGACCAACATCCACACCGACAGCCCGCGCAGCGAGCCCATCGCCACGGACATCGTCGCCGCGGCCAAGGCCCGCGGCGTCCCGGTCATCAGCGCCGCTCAGCTGCTGACCTGGACCGACGGACGCAACGCCTCCAGCTTCGGGGACCTCGGCTGGGCGGCCGGGACCGGCGAGCTGACCTTCACGATCGACGTCGGGGCCGGCGCCCGCGGCCTCGAGGCCATGGTCCCGACGAACACGGGCGGCGAGCTCCTCACCCTGGTCGGCCCGGGCGGCTCCGTCACACCGACGACGCGGGTGGTCAAGGGCGTCAGCTACGCGGTCTTCCCCGCCCAGGACGGCGTGTGGACCGCGACGTACCGGGTGGCACGGCCGGACACCACACCCCCGAGCGTCACCTCGACGGCCCCGGACGACGGAGCCACGAACGTGAGTCCGACGGCGACCGTCAGGGCGACGTTCTCCGAGCCCGTCGACCCCGCGACCGTCACGGCGGCCACGTTCGCCGTGGACGCCGCAGGGACACCTGTCGACGGCACCGTGGGCTACGACGCCCGCAGCCGGACCGCCACCTTCACCCCCGATGCGGCGCTCGCGCGCGACACCGGCCACACCGCCCGCCTGGGCACGGGGATCAAGGACGCTGCCGGGAACGCGCTCACCACCCCGATGTCGTGGAGCTTCACGACGAGCGCGGCATCCCCACCACCTGACGCACCGGCAGTGACCGACTCCAGCGAGGCCGACTTCGGAGCGGGCACCACGGACGGGACCGCCGTACGTCCGGACGGTGACGGTGCGGTGGGCCTGGCCTCCAGCACGGACGTGCTGGCCTTCGACGACCCGGACCTGCCCGTCGGCTGGACCGCCAGGAGCGTTCCGTGGACCGATGGCGGCACCGCCGCGATCGCCGGTGGCGCGCTCTCGGTGGACGGGACCGCGGTGTCCGGCCCCAGCGGGCGATACGCGGCGATCGAGGCCCAGGCGACGTTCACCGCCGCCCCGTTCCAGAACATCGGGCTCAGCGCTGACGCCGACCTCAACAGTCCCTGGTTCACCTTCGGGGTCGGCAACAACCCCGATCAGGTCTACGCACGCTCGTCCTCGGGTGTCTCGGTGGGGCTGGGCACCGAGCTGGTCGGCAGCAGCCACACCTACCGGATCGAGTGGTCGCCGGCCGAGGTCCGTTGGTACGTCGACGGCAGGCTGCGCCACACCGCCCCGATGACGGCGCCGGACCCTCTGCTCCCCATCGTGAGCGAGTTCAACGCGGGCGGGTCGGCGCTGGTGGTCGACGCCCTGCAGACCAGCCGCTACGCGGTCGACGGCACCTTCAGCTCTCGGGTCTTCGACGCGGGGGACACCTCACGGTGGGGTGCGGTCACTCGGGACGCCGACGTGCCCGCCGGAACCATGCTCGAGATCCAGGTCCGCGTCGGGGACACCGCCACCCCGGACCAGACCTGGAGCGGGTTCACCACCGTTCCGGACGGTCAGGCCCCGACGGCGCCTGACGGCCGCTACCTGCAGTACCGGCTGGTGGTGGCGAGCACGGACGCCCGGATCACCCCCGTGGTCAGGAGCCTGAGGATCGGCGGGCCCTAG
- a CDS encoding sulfite exporter TauE/SafE family protein — MAVELLVAAAMVCCLAAATQAVTGFGFALMAVPPLAALTDAVQAVVIATVVGLALTSVSSVRERKHVVTAPASRMVVGGLVGMPLGLVMLTQFDESVLTLLIAGVVIALVLLLAFRVRLPAGAGAQWGSGLASGALLTSTGANGPPLVLTLQSMQLPPARSRGTLQTVFWCQELVAVAALVALGEVDAGVVALAAAGAAVCPLGWRLGDLLFVRISPSRFRGVVLACLTASATVSIVSVLA, encoded by the coding sequence ATGGCGGTGGAGCTCCTGGTCGCGGCGGCGATGGTCTGTTGCCTGGCCGCGGCCACCCAGGCCGTCACGGGGTTCGGGTTCGCGTTGATGGCGGTGCCACCCCTCGCAGCGCTGACCGACGCGGTGCAGGCAGTCGTCATCGCCACCGTGGTCGGTCTCGCGCTCACCTCCGTCTCCAGCGTCCGCGAACGCAAGCACGTCGTCACGGCGCCGGCGTCGCGGATGGTCGTCGGGGGACTGGTCGGCATGCCGCTCGGACTCGTGATGCTGACGCAGTTCGACGAGTCGGTGCTGACGCTGCTCATCGCGGGAGTCGTCATCGCCCTCGTCCTGCTGCTCGCCTTCCGCGTGCGCCTGCCCGCGGGCGCGGGTGCGCAGTGGGGATCGGGCCTGGCGAGCGGCGCCTTGCTCACCTCGACCGGGGCCAACGGGCCGCCCCTGGTCCTGACGCTGCAGTCGATGCAGCTCCCGCCGGCCCGTTCTCGAGGCACCCTCCAGACGGTGTTCTGGTGCCAGGAGCTGGTGGCAGTGGCGGCGCTGGTCGCGCTCGGTGAGGTCGACGCGGGTGTCGTGGCACTGGCCGCCGCCGGCGCTGCGGTGTGCCCGTTGGGGTGGCGGCTCGGCGACCTGCTCTTCGTCCGCATCTCGCCGTCCCGGTTCCGCGGCGTCGTCCTCGCGTGCTTGACCGCGTCCGCGACGGTGTCGATCGTCTCGGTCCTGGCCTAG
- a CDS encoding DUF2776 family protein: MNYWVSVIFRAIPLAMMGVCVGFGVYVWNAGDAPGNFVAGRVVTFLGAICLCLFCTAATIIRQLIGRFNAVDRVLYPALGYLAAIGTAAYGISVFAGASGRGQDPEYVAGHVVLGLGLICGCVATVATASTKFTLIPANSAKPAGVRTPPPGAFSPGVLAVLAAVPVLLAAVAWSFGIGNLLLTPSPSRFTVGHVVSGLAMICTSLIGLVWSILRQVQDSYGPRDRIGWPWLVIAMGTTSMVWGIVLLVLDDEPYYQTPGFVMIGLGLVCFSILSKVGLLALVWRRTFSLADRVPLIPIVTALSCLFLAAFVFQAAFTDSNVFIAAHVLVGLGAVCFTLYSIVSILESGTSSKAD; encoded by the coding sequence ATGAACTACTGGGTCAGCGTCATCTTTCGAGCCATCCCGCTGGCCATGATGGGCGTCTGCGTCGGGTTCGGCGTCTACGTCTGGAACGCCGGTGATGCGCCGGGCAACTTCGTGGCCGGGCGCGTGGTCACCTTCCTCGGGGCGATCTGCCTGTGCCTGTTCTGCACCGCGGCCACGATCATCCGGCAGCTCATCGGCCGCTTCAACGCCGTCGACCGGGTCCTCTACCCCGCGCTCGGCTACCTGGCGGCGATCGGCACCGCGGCGTACGGCATCTCCGTGTTCGCCGGCGCCTCCGGCCGCGGTCAGGACCCGGAGTACGTCGCCGGGCACGTCGTCCTCGGCCTCGGCCTGATCTGCGGTTGCGTGGCCACCGTGGCCACGGCCTCCACCAAGTTCACGCTCATCCCGGCGAACTCCGCGAAGCCGGCCGGCGTCCGGACGCCGCCGCCCGGGGCGTTCTCCCCGGGTGTCCTCGCCGTGCTGGCTGCGGTCCCGGTGCTGCTGGCCGCGGTCGCCTGGTCCTTCGGGATCGGCAACCTGCTGCTGACCCCCTCGCCGAGCAGGTTCACGGTGGGGCACGTGGTCAGCGGCCTCGCGATGATCTGCACGAGCCTGATCGGGCTGGTGTGGAGCATCCTGCGCCAGGTCCAGGACTCCTACGGCCCGCGGGACCGCATCGGGTGGCCCTGGCTGGTGATCGCCATGGGCACCACCAGCATGGTCTGGGGGATCGTGCTGCTGGTCCTCGATGACGAGCCGTACTACCAGACTCCCGGGTTCGTGATGATCGGCCTGGGCCTGGTCTGCTTCAGCATCCTCAGCAAGGTGGGCCTGCTCGCCCTGGTCTGGCGACGTACCTTCAGCCTCGCCGACCGGGTTCCTCTGATCCCGATCGTGACCGCGCTCAGCTGCCTGTTCCTGGCGGCGTTCGTCTTCCAGGCCGCGTTCACCGACTCCAACGTCTTCATCGCCGCCCACGTGCTGGTGGGGCTGGGCGCGGTCTGCTTCACGCTCTACTCGATCGTCTCCATCCTGGAGAGCGGCACGTCCTCGAAGGCGGACTGA